DNA from Vitis vinifera cultivar Pinot Noir 40024 chromosome 19, ASM3070453v1:
TCCTCTGGACGAAATGCTGCTTGTACCTCTGGTATTCGTCGACCGAAGTGAAAAGGCCGGTGTCGAacctcgcctttcggcgagcctcCGCCTGACCGTCCTGAGAAGCCTGAGCAGGGCGCTTGCCCAGTGCCTTCGACGCACCCCTATCTCTCCTAGGCGCCATGAAACACTACAAAGGGCTACCCCTATGTCAAAACAAGGCCAATGAAAGAGTCTGTGACGCGCGCGGGAAGAGAAGAGAACCCGCCTGTGACGCGCAATGAAGGAGGACCATTGCCAAACCTCACTCCCTAGGTCCGAAATGTGAAGCCGCACCCCTCAAAACTCACTCCGAAGGCTTGCAACAGCTGGAATCGCGTCCAAAGTGGGTGTGTGGCAGCTCAATCGGTGGATCCCTTCGACTGCCAGAGGATAACACTGAAGAAATTAAGCGCGGAATGGTTTTTTAAACGTCACCCCGGCCGACCGGATATGAACCGGTTGACTCAGTAACATGTTCCATGGTGTTTTGCACTTTTTAATAGGTATAATGCAAAACACTTGTGATATTCACTTTTTGTGGGGTTGCCTTAAATATTTTCTCcgtatattttaaatatttttataaaatagtttttataaaaacaatatatgcattttctataaaatatttttattcttaaaggtaaaaaataaaaatatatatccaAGTGCTaccttaataatttattttctgtcCTCAATTTTTCCACAAACAACcatataaaatttctttaactttttctctttccttatattttcttttttaattttttggctTCAAACTTTTTAGGAATCCAACATAATAAAAGATGGCGCtttaaaggtttttttaaagcaatcctaaaaacttcttatttttttaagtgagTTTTATTagcttgaattttaaaatttttagaaataatttttgaaaatataaggtttttaagttaataccttttataaaaagtttctattttgtacataaaaaaattttattttgaaaattagaaatcagaaaatataaggtttttaagttaataccttttataaaaagtttctattttttacataaaaaatttttatttttaaaaatagaaatcagaaaatataaggtttttaagttaataccttttataaaaagtttctattttttacataataaatttttatttttaaaaatagaaatcagaaaatataaggtttttaagttaataccttttataaaaagttcctattttttacataaaaaaattttatttttaaatatagaaatcAGAAAATATAAGGTTTTTAAGTTAATACCTTTTATAATTCCTTTGTCTATTTAGCCTatttgattattaatatttgtatatgaagaatttattcgatttataaaaaataaatatgaatataattaaaatgtaaattcaagaaaaaaagatatttaattaaaaaatgaaaacaaatcaCAACAAAACAATATCACACATCAAGAACATGTTACTTTGTcataatatttattgtttttgttttagttttcataaattgaatggttttgggtttggaaaaatataaattatggtaatataactaaaaagataatttttatcaaaataatttttaaggctTGAATGttatattaattgaatttagGTGTTCTCCCACTGAGTAATTTATCCAATAAGCAACTTGGCTTGGGTTTTGCTTCTGGTTTTTTTCATTGACTTGAGGTTGACTTGAGGTACCATTGCAACCCCTTCCCTGTAGGTAGGAAGCGGTCGCAGTATAACACTAACACAAATGTCCATATCTCTATCCCAATCATTTACATCTTTCAGATCATATGAAAAATTGCGactatatgaaaaaatcaacaTTAAAGGAATGCGGGAGTTGGAAGAATTACAGGAATTGGGGGAGTACCCTTCCCTAGTTTTTTTAAAGATCAGTTACTGCCGCAATCTGATGAAGTTGCCATCCCACTTTCCTTATTTAGAAGATCTAAAGATCAAACATTGCGTCTCTCTCAACACCCTTGTTGTGACCCCACTTCTGAAAGTTCTCGTGCTAGTTGACAATATTTTTCTGGAAGATTTGAATGAAGTGAAGCAGTCATTCTCTAGTCTTTTGGTATTGAGATTAATTGTTGCCCAAAGCTGAAGGTATTACCTCAAATATGTACCCCAGATAAGATGGAGATTGGTGGGTCTAATTTACTGGAAGCTCTCTCAGCCCGAGATTACTCCCAACATCTTGAGCACTTGATCGTGGATGAATGCGAGGATGAAACACTGGTAGTGGGGGCAATACCAAGGAGGACTTCTCTAAACTCTTTGGTCATTTCAAACATCTCAAAGGCAACCTGTTTCCCCAAGTGGCCTCATCTTCCTGGTCTCAAGGCTTTGCACATCTGTCATTGGAAAGATCTGGTAACTTTATCCCAAGAAGCATCACCATTCCAAGATTTGACCTATCTCAAACTGTTGTCAGTTGTCAAGTATCTAATCTAAAATAGGTTCCAGCATCGGAAATTTGGCTGAAAATTGTCcccttaatttatatataaccATACTATCccaatcatttatatttttcgaAAGTTAAAAAATCCACTATATGAAAAATTAGCatttaagaaaagaaatcatttgttttctaaaaaaattaagtactaATAACTTGTATattgttttatcatttcttaaaattttgtccaaatttaaaaataacctCTTACTTTAATTTGAGCCCCTTCttaattatattacattttgattttttaaataaaactaagaattatttaaaaattttaaaattttgtccaaTTCTccaggaaccggtcgaccgaaaCTGATCGACCGGTCTATATCCGGACGAGGGTGCCAAAATGCAccctctctcatccagtagcttGTCCAAACCTCCAAGAACCGGTCGACCGAAACTGATCGACCGGTCTATCTCCGGACGAGGGTGCCAAAAtgcactctctctcatccagtagggTGTGCGCGACCGGCTGAAGAAAGGTTCGACCGGTTTACCAATGGCTGAAGGACAATATCGACCGGTCGAACACTTTATGCTTTCCGATCCACGGGTCCATCTAGACCGGTTCCTGGGTTGGCCATATATACACCTGCATTGTACTGTATAAATTGTAAACGATATGTACGAGATTGTTGATGAAAAGGTTTGTTATAGGTTGTAATGCCGGTGCCTTTTATTAGATGTTTTGAGATAGTGAGGGAAAATGCGACTTCATCACAACCTTCATTAAATATATAAGCCATAAAATTGGCAATACAATGTCAGGAGTTGGTTTTTCCTGTATAATGTACAATCATCTTTAATTCGCCCTATTTACTTACAATGCATTGACAAGCaacttaagtaaaaaaacaatcaaattctGACTAATCCCATAATCCCAGTGTTCATTTCCGCATATGTCCACCATAAATTACATACAAATGTGCTAATTTTATACAGTTTTATCACAAATTACAATCCCCTTTAATCTCTCCGGACACGGTCTCGGTGTGCATTTTGTGCTGAGAACAACATACTCCCCATGATCTTCAACCTGTAATGTTTCAATTTCCCCTGCGTTCATTCACGTTGATAGCAACAAATcagcaaattaattaattaggtttTTCTAACTATTTTAACATTAATGAGATAGTCATAGATAATTCCTCCTACGTACCACATCGATTGATTTGGAGAACCCCCCCATTGACCACAATTCCATGAATTTCATTACAAAAACTCCACAATCGTGCCTACGTcaatataattaccaaaacgttAATAAGTGTGGAATTATAAATAAGAGATGAACTTCAAATAAATTGCAATCTTATACAATATCCCGGACTGCAAGGTCAACACTCACTCATTAGTTTGGAGGGGTACATCAGGTGTTATGAAATTGAATGTCCTCAAATCATAAGGTGATACCTCTTTTTTGTGGGCAGCCAACCACAGGACAACCTTGGCCTGAAACATTTAGTAACAcaacaattgaaattttaatgggAAGACATACCTATCAAATTATTACTTGTTGCTTGTTACTTTACCAGATTTTGTTGGACTCCACTCAACATTGTCTTCTTTCTACCAGGACGAGAATCTAGCAGTTGGATTCTCCTGTTTTCTAGGTCATATACATACAATGTCCAATGGTTCTTTATGAGAACCGGTAAGAAGACCTGCACCAATAGACTGCCATTAAACATACATCTAAATATTGTACATTCatgcaataaaaatacaaatccaAGCATTAAACATATGAATCCACCTCGTTAACATTGACATATGGAATATCAATCTGATACAGATGTGGTTCAAAGCGTCTAATAACTGCCTCCCTAACTAAGTTTTTTGCCTGGGAGTGGATTACCATTTCCTGCATGTTAGATACGGGATAATATCAGGTTTCTCATTGTAGGTGATGCCTGGttcaagacaaaaaataaagataagcAAGGATTTAATGGAATAGTCATCATTATAGCTATGTAGGGGGATAGAAAAAGTTTCGACTTCGGTTCATGTTGATACTGCAACAATCTACAGTAGGAATCGACGACCTGATTTCGTATATCATAAAAGTGTAAGCAACAAATTAATTTAGAACcacactttcattttcaaacttaaaataatGCATAAAGAGGGATAAGAAATGATATGCACGTCGTTTCCTATCCACCCATTCCCTTGGAAGCAGCCCAAATTGGCTCTGGTTAGAATAGTGTCATGCATAGACACTAGTTCCTCACTGTtacaaaaaaatacaatttagtttttgtgttttaaCTATCATACAATGAGAGGAGTGTCACTCAAGTATGTTACCTTGCATCCAAATCGTCTCCAAATACCAGTGCAGCTCCTTGTTTTAGGTCGATTTTGATGGCAGATTGTTTGGTTTGTGGTTGGGATATGTATGGGGACAACAGGTTTGGAGCCATGCGACGCACTCGACATCTCCGGACGTTTCTATTTGTGGGGACAACATTACCTTCTGGTTGTTCTTCAGCATCTGCAATACGAGATTTAGAACTAGTCAGCAAAGGTATACATTATGATTGGGTACATGGGTTGTTAACCATATGGGTGTTTGCATAAATTTGATCACTTACCGCTTACTACATTAATGGGTACACTGGGCTGCAACTCATACTCAGGGGCGACAACGCGATCTGGTGTGTCTAGCACATGGTATGCAGCATGCGAAGCCATGTACTCATCACCAGGAAATGCATGGTCATCGGCTGTGGGAGGGCTGGCTGGTGCATAGCTAGAGTGACCACCCGCATCTGAATTTACCCCACTATGTCTGCGAGTCCCTAACTTATGCATAAGGCCATGCATTATTCTCAGCTGCTGCTGAATGCCCCTTTGATATTGGTCGATTGCTCGTTCTGCATCATGATATTGATGCCATATTTCCTATGACATGATATTGTTGTCAATCTTTGAGAACAGAATGTGACAACAACATATTTCTTTGTagttaagaagtaaaaataaattacaatgaCAATGAAATGAACATTtattaagtttttgaaaaattcacaGCTTACATCACTATTTTCAGCATCAACATTTGTGTCATGGTCCACATTAGTCTCTGGCTCCATAGTTCTCTCTACGGTTGGAGATCTCTGGGACGCCTATAATTAGCACTGAAGATTAGTACTTAAATAATGAGTGTTATGCTAGTAATGACAATATATTTATGCATGCATAACTTACAAAATCACTCTCAGCATGTCCGAATGCTCCAAACTCCTTTATCTCAGCGACTAGTCGTCGCTTAATCAAATCATCAGTCCATGCCAATGCTGGGGGCACTGTAATGGGGACTTGGACTGAAGGAATTTGGAATTTAATGACATAATGCAGCTGcaaaataaatagaaacatcaataagcaaatGTGAATATGTTGTGCAATAAAATTAGATAAGAAAATGGAAGACAAAGACTGAATAAGTTCACTACCTGAAGAAATAAAACGCAGCCATGTACCCAAGAGGTCTTAGATTGTTGGAATCGCCTAATTCCCTCAACCAGTTGGTCAAGCACAAACTGGGCCCAATTAACATCATTTCGGAATCCATCCTCATGGATGGTATGCCACAAGTTACGGCAACCATTGAGCCTAGACGTGGGGGCCAACAATGTGGCACATGTGTAGTAAATGAATGCTCTACGGAACTCCTCGCCTACAGGTAAGTCTAGGAGTTTCTCCTCGCATGCCCGAATAGTCCCAAATGGATGATCTGATGATGTGGAGGTCACCTGCAAATTCCGTCCTTCTGTTGGGAGGCCTAAAATGAGGCCAACATCGGTGGCTGTAACAGGATAGTGTTTATGGGCTGAGAACTCTATCCGTCTAAATCCAACATTGAAATGTTGGATTAGAAAGATACAGAGGTTGTGGCGTACCTCTGTGCAGTTTAAGTTTAAGAGACCTCCAAATTGGAGGTCTCTTATGGCTTGAATTTTTGCCTCTGGTAATCGGTTGCACAGTTTCTTAAATCTTGCAGCTGAGCATCGTGTAAACATTGATGTGCCCTGCATGCAATGTTAGAAAACATGGACATGTTAGGAATAGCAACATTCTTGCAGTTGGTAATgcaataaaataagtgaaaaagtaAAGCTGTCATTTCTCAAAGTTACAAAGATTTGTCTGCTTgtatttagaaataatatacAGCAGGGTAAGACATTAGATGGGGTTGGGTGCTACTAACAGTGAGATATCCTGTAAGAGGGAggattgaaaatttatgaataagGCTATATAGAATAGGCAATAACAGTCAAAATGTACAGAATAgactataaaagaaaaaaataaatatgagaatactacatgatatataaaagaaagaaatcaaatcaatttatgtaaataaattgaCTAATTATATTAGAGAAAGAAACCATCAACAAATCAATGAATAATCCTATTTAACCTGCTCCTTTTGATACTTCTGACATACACAAAATCTAGAGGAACTGCTAGAGCAAGCACTTTGCTACTGCCATTGAACATGGACAAGGTTTGGAATCCAAGTTTCTGTTGAGAGTATTCCCACATGGTACTAACTATCAGTGAAGAATTGTACACTATCATTTGATACCACGAATCATGTGTTTGACCAAAGTTCATGCATACCTAAGTTGTTAGCTGAGTGAGGATTCATGGGAAAATAAATGTAACATAGGACTATTAATCTAAACTTGTGAAAGTTTTGAGGCTTGAATCTGATTCAATGGCCATAATAATCTAAAATTTGCAGAAAAGAGGAAGTGGGCATTTAAAATAAGGTAATGATACACTATGAAATGCTACTACATACTTTTTTGTAGAATAGTAAACAAAGAGTATGTTTACGcttgaaaacaagaataaataaGATGAATCCATGAGTGTTGGAGAATTAAATGAATGAAGAGGAGTTTGGAAACCATACTTTATGTTGGAGAATAAAAGTTATGTGCTAtgactttatgttttttttttctgttaacTTATAGAAGTATTTTCATTGTTGTAAGGATTCTGCAAGAAGATATACATGAGCAATTTTAAATGTCTGTACTGCTCCTGGCAAAAGCCACATTGGGTACAAGTTTGCCACATCAGTTTGCTTGGTCAGTGCGTGAATCACCGTAAATGAATTTATGTAACTGGTTCAAAATACTGGTATATGAAGTGTGTAGAGAGCTATGCACCTTGCTTAAGTCAATTGTTTGAATCTTAGAGACAAAAAATAATACAGAATTTGCCACCCGAAAAAAATGTATGTCCAGAGTCCAAGGCACTGAGAAATTGGCAAGGCATGGCTCTCCACCTTCATATTTAAATCACTTAGAAAGTGAAGCAAAAAGAAGCCTAATGTCTCAATACCATTGAGGTCCCCATAAATAATTGTGATCATTTAACCCTGGGGACCTGGCTAAAGTGGCTACAGAGGTAAGGGTTACCTATAACTCAAGTGGCTAAAGAGTTAATCCCATCCCCATCACCATTCCTACCAGAACACCTCTCTTTATCCCTTCCTCTACCCTCCTCCCTCATCATAGAGGACATGGTTTTTGCCTATCCCCATAGCTGTATAGCGAAGACCATTAGATCCCTAAAGCATAATTGTATATGGTGTTAGTGAACCACATTTTCTATATTACCAAATTGAACACAAATATTACCCGACAACTTACAAAGCTGAT
Protein-coding regions in this window:
- the LOC132253375 gene encoding uncharacterized protein LOC132253375 encodes the protein MEPETNVDHDTNVDAENSDEIWHQYHDAERAIDQYQRGIQQQLRIMHGLMHKLGTRRHSGVNSDAGGHSSYAPASPPTADDHAFPGDEYMASHAAYHVLDTPDRVVAPEYELQPSVPINVVSDAEEQPEGNVVPTNRNVRRCRVRRMAPNLLSPYISQPQTKQSAIKIDLKQGAALEMVIHSQAKNLVREAVIRRFEPHLYQIDIPYVNVNEVFLPVLIKNHWTLYVYDLENRRIQLLDSRPGRKKTMLSGVQQNLAKVVLWLAAHKKEVSPYDLRTFNFITPDVPLQTNE